The genomic DNA TCCCCGGGCGCCATGGTCTCCGTCCACGCCAGGGACGCCCTCGGCCGCGGCGGGAGCCGCTGAGGCGGTTTTCCGCTCGGCAGGAACAGCTCTCCCGAGTTCCGGCCTCGAGACCCGGACGCGGACCCTTCCGGCGGCCGCGAGGTAGACTCCCGCCGGTGGCCGAACGGGAAGCGTCGCGGAGCCTCCTCTTCGTCGAACCCTTTCTCGACGGGTCGCATGCCGCGTTCGCCCGGGGGTGGCGGCGCCACAGCCGGCACCGCTGGCGGATCGTTTCCCTGCCGGGGGCCCACTGGAAGTGGCGGCTCCGGACCGGAGCCTTCGAGCTGGCCCGGCGCCTCGCAGCAGAGCCCGCGCCCGACGCGGTGATCTGCACGTCTCTCGTCGACGCCGCCCATCTCAAGCTGTTCGCAGGGCCGGCCGGGCGGGTTCCCTGGCTCGTCTACTGGCACGAGAACCAGTTCTCGTACCCCCGTCCCCCGGGACAGCCCCTCGAGCGGAGCTTCGCCGTGGCGCATCTGGCTTCGGTTCTCGCGGCCGACGGCCACGGCTTCAATTCCCGGGCCCACCTCGAGGCGATGCGGGCGGGACTCGCCGCGTTCGTGAAGGAAGCGGCGCCTCCGCGGCCGAGGGGTGTGTTGCGGCACTTCGATCGTGCCGCCCGCGTGCTCCCGCCCGGCGTCGAGCTTTCCGGGTTTCCCCCTCCCGAGCCGCGCCCGGTGGGCGACCCTCCGGCGATCCTGTGGAACCACCGGTGGGAGGAGGACAAAAGGCCGGGCGCCTTCGCCCGAACGATGCTGCGCCTGGCCGAGGGCGGGGCCTC from Acidobacteriota bacterium includes the following:
- a CDS encoding DUF3524 domain-containing protein, with the protein product MVGGFARDPPSPRAACPGGRGPRRVGRGGPPGAESSAGEASRRRVPAVPGRHGLRPRQGRPRPRREPLRRFSARQEQLSRVPASRPGRGPFRRPRGRLPPVAEREASRSLLFVEPFLDGSHAAFARGWRRHSRHRWRIVSLPGAHWKWRLRTGAFELARRLAAEPAPDAVICTSLVDAAHLKLFAGPAGRVPWLVYWHENQFSYPRPPGQPLERSFAVAHLASVLAADGHGFNSRAHLEAMRAGLAAFVKEAAPPRPRGVLRHFDRAARVLPPGVELSGFPPPEPRPVGDPPAILWNHRWEEDKRPGAFARTMLRLAEGGASFRLILLGTTVQSRPRPLELLREKLGDRILRAEPARTRGSYLAWLRRADLSVSTAAQENFGYATVEAMAAGVVPLLPERLSYPELVGRALAPHLLYRDERELLARLRALLENPQRVAALRPAVAARARIHSWERRVVALDDWVAGATGRGSPEGFGRAGGGIGARRGAGRR